One Methylocaldum marinum DNA window includes the following coding sequences:
- a CDS encoding NADPH-dependent oxidoreductase, with translation MNPAHNLLESRYGHDQAPHSIAWNPVLERLLSHRSVRAYSSEPLPAGTLETLVSAAQSAASSSNLQLWSVVAVEDAERRQRLSILAGDQAHIRQAPLFLVWLADLARLRRVAALRGIPAEGLDYLEMFVMATVDASLAAQNAVVAAESLGLGTVYIGAMRNHPEKVAAELGLPEGVFPVFGLVVGHPDPAATPAVKPRLPQDAVLHRETYRLESQDDAVRRYDGIMSAFYSEQNMATAGDWSEHSARRVSGPDKLATRVRLREALNALGFKLR, from the coding sequence ATGAACCCAGCCCATAACCTGCTCGAATCCCGCTACGGCCATGACCAGGCTCCACACAGCATCGCCTGGAACCCAGTCCTGGAAAGACTCTTGTCGCACCGCTCGGTACGGGCCTATTCGTCCGAACCCTTGCCCGCCGGAACGCTGGAAACCCTGGTGTCCGCGGCGCAATCGGCGGCCAGCTCGTCCAATCTGCAACTCTGGAGCGTGGTGGCGGTCGAGGACGCGGAACGCCGGCAGCGCCTCTCGATCCTGGCCGGGGACCAGGCCCATATCCGGCAGGCGCCGCTGTTCCTGGTCTGGCTGGCGGATCTTGCCAGGCTCCGCCGCGTTGCCGCCCTGCGCGGCATTCCCGCCGAGGGGCTCGATTATCTCGAGATGTTCGTGATGGCCACGGTGGACGCCAGCCTGGCCGCACAAAACGCCGTGGTCGCCGCGGAATCCCTGGGACTCGGCACGGTTTACATCGGCGCCATGCGCAACCATCCTGAGAAAGTGGCGGCCGAACTGGGGCTTCCGGAGGGCGTGTTCCCCGTATTCGGTCTCGTAGTCGGCCATCCGGACCCGGCGGCGACGCCGGCGGTCAAGCCGCGGCTGCCGCAGGACGCGGTGCTGCACCGGGAAACCTACCGCCTGGAAAGCCAGGACGACGCCGTTCGGCGCTACGACGGCATTATGTCGGCATTCTATTCCGAGCAGAACATGGCGACGGCCGGCGACTGGTCGGAACATTCCGCGCGTAGGGTATCCGGACCCGACAAATTGGCCACCCGAGTCCGCTTGCGGGAGGCACTGAACGCCCTTGGCTTCAAACTGCGCTAA
- the fae gene encoding formaldehyde-activating enzyme, translating into MSKINTLLVGEALVGEGNEIAHIDLILGPRNSSAEAAFANALVNNKHGFTALLAVVAPNLPVKPHTILYNKVTIKNGKQATQLFGPAQRGVALAVADSVEDGTIPAGEADDIFISVGVFIHWLAADDNKIQDYNYAATRQAIKRAIAGEPSIAEVIERKGSIDHPFQAHR; encoded by the coding sequence GTGAGCAAGATCAATACGCTTTTGGTCGGTGAAGCCCTGGTGGGCGAAGGCAACGAGATCGCCCATATCGATCTTATTCTGGGACCGCGCAACAGTTCCGCCGAGGCGGCATTCGCCAATGCCCTGGTCAACAACAAGCACGGCTTTACCGCCCTGCTGGCCGTGGTCGCGCCGAATCTCCCGGTCAAACCGCACACTATCCTGTACAACAAGGTCACCATCAAGAACGGCAAGCAGGCGACCCAGCTGTTCGGTCCAGCCCAGCGCGGCGTTGCCCTCGCCGTGGCCGACTCGGTGGAGGATGGCACGATTCCGGCCGGCGAGGCCGATGATATCTTCATTTCCGTAGGGGTGTTCATCCATTGGCTGGCCGCGGACGACAACAAAATCCAGGACTACAACTACGCTGCCACCCGCCAGGCCATCAAGCGGGCCATAGCGGGCGAGCCCAGCATCGCCGAGGTTATCGAGCGCAAGGGTTCGATCGATCATCCCTTCCAGGCGCACCGATAG